The Candidatus Binatia bacterium genomic sequence TACCTGTCATCCTGAGCGAAGTCGAAGGACAGCTCCTCTACGTGTCATCCTGAGCGTAGTCGAAGGACGACCCACTGTGTCACCCTGAGCGAAGTCGAAGGGCTGAGCGCAGTCGAAGGGCTGAGCGCAGTCGAAGGACGACCCACTGTGTCACCCTGAGCGTAGTCGAAGGGCTGAGCGTAGTCGAAGGACGACCCACTGTGTCACCCTGAGCGTAGTCGAAGGACGACCCACTGTGTCACCCTGAGCGAAGTCGAAGGGCTGAGCGCAGTCGAAGGACGGCTCCTCACCTGTCATCCTGAGCGGAGTCGAAGGGCTGAGCGGAGTCGAAGGACGAGCGGCGAGGGTCTCGCTCTAGCCTAGTCCTTCAGCTCCACGAAGACCACGTGTGTGTCCGTGGTCCCGATGTTCTCGCCGATGTGGACTTGGGCGGGCGACCAGACCGCTTGACCTGCCCTCACGGTCACCTCCCGAACGTCGCTTCCCACCGTCAGGCGGCGCTGGAAGTCGGAGAGCATCAAGAGGACGCTGTCGGGATGCTGGTGCGCCTCGGTCTTCTCACCCGGCTTGTCGCGGTACTCGAGAACCCTAACGCGATCGTTTTCGAAGACGACCTTGTATTTGTCCGGATCGGTTTGCGTCGGGTCTAGCGCGCTCATACTATTACCGTCATTCGACTTCGCTCTGTCCTTCGACTTCGCTCAGGATGACACGTAGAGGAGCCGTCCTTCGACTTCGCTCTGTCCTTCGACTTCGCTCTGTCCTTCGACTACGCTCAGGATGACACACGTAAAGGTCCTTCGACTTCGCTCAGCCCTTCGACTTCGCTCAGGATGACACGCGTAACAGACGATTGGGGTGGTGCGCAAGACTGGACTCGAACCAGCACGAGATTGCTCCCGCTAGCCCCTCAAGCTAGTGCGTCTACCAATTCCGCCACTTGCGCACGGGGACCGAAGTTCCGGCCTGGGCGCTTCGGGGCCGCGCAGGGCCCCGCCCTGCCGGGGGCCGGGCCTAGTTCATATTCGGGTCGAGGGCGTCGCGAAGGCCGTCGCCGATGTAGTTGATCGCGAGCACCGTCACGAGGATGCAGAGGCCGGGGAAGACTGCGGCCCACCAGGCGGTCTGAAGATTGCTCGACGCGGTCGAGAGCATGTTGCCCCACGACGCGGTCGGCGGCTGAATTCCGAAGCCGAGGTACGAGAGCGTCGATTCGAGGATGATGACGCCGGCGACGTCGAGCGTCGCCTGGACGACGATCGGCGCGACCGCGTTCGGCAGCAGGTGGCGGAAGATGATCCTCGCGTCGTTGTTCCCGACCGCGCGCGCCGCCTCGGCGAACTCGCGCTCGCGCAGGCTCAAGAACGATGCCCGCACCAAGCGCGCGACGGTCGGCCACGTCAGCGCCCCGATGATGATGACGATCACCCCGAAGCTCAGCGCGGCCTTCGTCGAACTCGCGGCGACGATCGCCGTCAGCACGAGCAGCAGCGGCAGCAGCGGAATGGATAAAAAGACGTCGGTGAGGCGCATCAAAGCGTAATCGACCCAGCCTCCGTAGTAGCCGGCGATCGCGCCGAGGGTGCTGCCGATCAGCACCTCCATGATCACCGCGAAGAGCCCGACGGCGAGCGAGATCCGCGCACCGAAGAGCAACCGCGAGACCAGATCGCGCCCGACCTCGTCGGTGCCGAGCAGATGCCCGCCGCACTGCGAGGCGTCTTGGAAGCACGGCGGCAGCGGCAAGCCCTGCCAGTGCACGTTATCGATCGCGTCGGGATCGAACGGCGCGAGCTGCTTGGCGAAGGCCGCGGCGAGCACCAACAGCGTCAGCACGATCAGGCCGCCGACCGCGAGCTTGTGACGGCGCAGACGCGTCCAGAACGTGACCTTCGTGAATGCAAGGTCTTCTTCGATGATGCGGTCGCCGGGAAGCGGAAGCGTCGGTGCGGCCATCGGATCCCTCAGTCGTACTTCACGCGCGGATCGAGCCACGCGTAGACGACGTCGGCGAGCAGGTTCGAGAAGACGACGAGGAACGCGACCATCACCAGATAGCCCATGAGCAGCGCGAGATCGCTTTGCTGCAGCGCGTTGTAGAAGAGCCGGCCCATTCCCGGCCAGGCGAAGATCGTCTCCGTGACGATCGCGCCCGTCACGAGACCCGGCAGCGAGAGCGCGGTCACCGTCACGACGGGGATCAGCGCGTTCTTCAAGCCGTGCTTGAAGAGAATCGTGCGGAACGGGAGTCCCTTTGCGGCCGCGGTCCGCATGTAGTCGGTGCCGAGCACTTCGAGCAGCGACGAGCGCATGAAGCGGCTGAACAACGCGATGCTCAGCAGCGAAAGCACGGCCGTCGGAAGGATCAGATGCTGGATGCGGTCGCCGAGATCGAACGTGTCGCTCGCGGAGATGCCGGCGGACGGCAACTGGATCTCATAGCCGAACGGCAGCGGGATCCCGTGTACCGCGAACGCGAGCTGCATCATCAGCGCGAACCAGAAGACCGGCATGGATTGGCCGAAGAACGCGACCGTCGTGATCGCGTAGTCGAGCGCGGTGTAGCGGTAGACCGCCGAGACGATTCCCGCGGTGATGCCGACGACGATGGCGACGATCAGCGAGGTTCCCATCAGCTCGAGCGTCGCGCCGAAGCGCTCGATCAAGGCCTGGAAGACCGGCTCCGAGTTGCTCGTCGAGTAGCCCATGTCGCCGACGAGGATGTGCCCGAGCCACTTCAGGTACTGGATCGGAACGGGCTGGTCCATGCCGAGATTGTGCTTGAGCCGGACGATATCCGCTTGCGTGATGTGCGGGTTCTGCAGATACGGCGCCAGCGGCCCGCCCGGCATGTTGTACAGGATGGCGTAGAGGACCACCGAGATGGCGAGCAGCAGCGGAATCGCTTGAAGCGTCCGGCGCAAGACGTATGTGAACAATTTGCCGCGCCGTTATTGGACGGAAACGCCCTCGCCCCTCGCGCCGAGCGCCGGGAGGCCGAGGAGCTTTCGGGCTTGATCCGGCGTCGCGACCGCCCGGCCGGCCTCGGCGGCGATTCTCGCGACCCGCGCGACGAGCTCCTCGTTTTTGGCGAGACGCCCGCGGCTGTAGTGGAGATTGTCCTCCAAACCGACGCGCACGTGGCCGCCCATCGCGATCGCAACCATCGCCATCGGGAGCTGCTGGCGTCCGATCCCCGCCACCGACCACGAGCAGCCGTCCGGCAGATCGTCGACGAGATCGGCGAGGTTCTGGGTAGTCGCCTCGAGCCCGCCGGGAACGCCGAGCACGAGATCGCAATGCTGCGGAAACGCGAGCAGCCGCTCGCGCGCGAGCTTGCGCGCGTTCGCGATGTGGCCCTTGTCGAAGATCTCCAGTTCCGGCCGCACGTCGAACTCGCGCATCTTCTTCAAGATGCCGCGCATGATCGGAAAGCTGTTCTCGAAGATATCGTCTCCGAAGTTCACGCTGCCGCACGTCAGCGTCGCCATCTCGGGGCGAAGTTGCAGCGGTTCCGCGCGCTCCTCGGGCGTCATGCCGATCGCGCCGCCCGTCGAGAACTGCACGATCAGATCGCTGTTCGCGCGAATCTCTTCTAGCGCTTCGCGGAACCGCGCGACATCGTGGGTGTTCGTGCCGTCGTCGTTGCGGCAGTGAACGTGAATGATCGAACCGCCCGCCTCGCGCACGGCGCGCGCCGTCTCGCCCAAGAGCTTCGGCGTGTAGGGCAGATGCGGCGTCTGGTCGGGGCGCACTTCGGCTCCGACCGGCGCGCAGGTGATGATCAGCGGATCCATTCGCTCACGCTTTCAGCGCGCGATAGGCGGCGGCGACGAAATCCCGGTCGACGCCGAGCAGCGCGGTCAACGCGATGGCATCGGCTCGCGACGCTTCGTCGCCGGCGACCTCAGCGATCGTGTAATCCATAGATTCCGCTAGGGTTGCAAGCGCCTCGTCAACGTCCTGCGTCTCCCGATGCTCGAGCGCGCCCCGCAGCCCGCGCACCGCGAAGTGCCGCACCGCGGCCGCCTCGGCGATGCCGGCTAGATGGGTCGCGAGCAGGCCGCAGGCGCGGCGCTCTCGCAGACGCGCGACGAGCGCCACCAAGAGTGCCCGCCCTTCGTGCGGCGTCGTCGTGCGCGCGAACTCGTCGGCGAGAATCAAAAGCCTCGGCGAGGCGCGCGCCAGGATCTCCTTGAGCGTCAAGACCTCGCGCGCGAACGACGAGAGCAGCCCGGTGCGCTCCTCGCGCCCGATTCCCAACCAGGCGACGTGATCGAAGAGGGCGGTCTTCGCGTTCGCAGCGGGAACCGGCAGGCCGAATGCCGCGCAGAGCGCGACGAAGCCGCAGGTCTGCAGCGCGACGCTCTTGCCCCCCATGTTCGGTCCCGTCAGCACGGCCGCGTCGTGTAACGCGAGGTCGAGGGGAACGAAACGGCGCCCTGCGGCCACAAGATCGGCTTCGAGCGGGAGAAAGCGCGCGCGTTCGAAGGCAAGCGCCGGCTCGGCGACGATCGTCGCCGGCACGCAGTTCCGGCGTAACGTAAAGCGCGCGGCGGAGGCAAGCACGTCGAGCTCTCCCAGCGACTCGGCGGCGGCGAGCAATGCCTCTCCGTGCTCGCGTACGATCGCCGAGAGCCTCGCGCGCACGCGTTCCTCGGCAGCGGCAACCTCGCCGGCCGCGGCGTCGCGCCGCTCGAGCGCCGCAAGCGCCGCGTCGCCGTACTCGAGCGAGCAGAGCAGGTACGTCGGCGCCTCGCGCACGACGCGCACGCCCGCCGGCAGCGCGCCGCGCAGTTCGTCGCGCATCACGATGAACTCGTCCGACGCGATCTCGCCACGCTGCAGCTCGCGCGCGACGCGTTCTCCCTCGCGTCCTCGCACCGAATCCAGCTCCGCCTGCGCGCCGGCGAACGCGACGCGCGCGTTCGCCAGCGCCGCATCGAACGCGTCGGCGAGGTAGAATCCGTCTCCATCGGCTCGCCCGCGGGCGAGCGCGCTCGCTACCGCGACCACGCCCTCGTTCGCCACGCGCGTCCGGGCGATGCGTTCCGCCGTCAGCGCGTCGACCCGTTCGATCGCCGCGCAGAAGCGCCGCAGCTCGAGAAAGTCCGGATCGCCGAGCACCTCGCCCATCGAGGCGCGCGCGACCGCGGTCCAGACGTCGGGGAGTTCGCGCAGCGCCGCGCGCACGCCGTCGAGGCGTTCGGCATCGAGCGCGGTCGCAATCCCTGCTATCTGCGCCGCGCGAGCAGCCGCCGCGTTCTCCTCGCCGACCGCGAAGGGGCGAATCTCGTCGAAACGCCGCTCGCCGTACGGCGAGACCGGCGCTATCTCGGCGACGAGCCAATCGAAGCCGAGCAGCTGCGCGGTCGCGGCGTCGAGAAGCGGCTGCGGCTTCATGCCGCGCGCGCTCCCGCGTAGACGTCGAACGCCGGCAAGCCCGTCGCCGCCGCAACGGCGTCGGCGAACGCGCGCGGCTCGAACGTCCGATCCGGCGCGATCGACGCGACCGTCGCGGCGATCACGCGCAGCGGACGCTCGCACCGCAGGCGCAGGAGCGCGAGCGCCTGCGTCGCGGATTTACCGCCGAGCGCGACCTGCGTCGGGTCGCGGACGACGATCTGGCGCGTCTCGCGCGCCGCGATCAGCGCGGCCGCGCGCGACGCGGTCAACCCGCCCTCGAGATGCATCGCCGGCGCCGTCGGATCGTACGGCGGGAGGCGCAGCCGCGCGACGAGCGCGGCGGCTTCGTCCACGCTCTCTTGCATGGTCGGCGCCGAGGCCGCGCCGCACGCTACGACGATAGCGCCGTCCGAACCGGCCAGCGCCGCAACGCGGTCTACCGCTCCGTCGACGAGCACGAGATCCCCGCGCGCGCTCAATTCTTCGACGACTTCGCGCACGCCGGAGGCCGTCGGCGGCCCGACCAACTCGTAGAGCGCTGCGGCGGAGACGCGCGCGTAGAGCAGCGGACCGGCCGGGCTGCGCAACCCCGAGAGCTTGACGATCTCGCACGCCGGCGATCGCGGCAGCGAGCCGCGCGCCGTAACGAAGAGCGTCTGCGGTTCGAGGCGGATGCGCGGCTTGGGATGGGCGTCGCCGCGCGTCGTCGCATCGCCCTCGCGTCCGATCGAGGCGATGCCGATGCGCGCGCCCTCCGCGCAGGCCGCAGCGTAGATCGAGCGCAGCGCCGTCGTCTTGCCGACGTCGCGCGCCGTGCCGACGACGAAGATGCTGCGCGCGCCGAGCGAGCGCGCCAGCGTCAGAATCTCCGATCCGACTCGCACGTCACGCCACTTCATTTAACCGAGGTGCAGCGCCTTGAGCGCTGCGAATAGAATGCCGGTTAGCGTCAGCAGCAGCCCGCCGAGAAACGCCGCATTCCGTTCCGCCAAACGCCCGAGCCACCGCCCCAAGCTGAGCCCCAAGAACGTGGAGGCGACCGAGATGCACGCGATGACGACGAGCGAGACCGGCATCGGGACGCCGACGTAGAGGATCGAGAATCCGATTCCCAGCGAATCGAGGCTGATCGCGAGCGACGCGACGAAGAGGCCGCGACCTCTCGTCAGATCGAGCCGCGAGGTTCCGCTCAGTTCGCTGCGACTCTCGCGCATCATGTAAACGCCGAGACCGATGAGCGCCGCGAATCCGAAGTAGCCGGCGGCGTCTCCGATTAGGCGTCCCGCAAGGAGGCCGAGTCCCGCGCCGAGAGTATTCATGAATACCTCGGCAAAAGCAAACGACGTGCCGATCAGCGCCTTACGCCGCGTCGAAACGCCGCGAACGCCGACGCCGATGCTCACCGCAAAGACGTCGAGCGCGAGCGCCAGTGCGATGATGAGGACCTTGAAGAATGCCCCACTCACAGAAATCGGCTTTCCGCGATAGGCCAGTAAAGCATCCTGCATGACGCGGCGATCGCCGGGCCCGATCTTCCTCATCGCAGCGCTCGCGCTGCTCCTCATCGTCGTCGCGCCGATCGCAGCCGTCCTCGCCGCGATGTCGCCGGGCGAGGCCCTGCGCAGCTTCGCCCGCACCGGCGGCGCCGCGCTTCGAGTCTCGCTCATCGCCTCGGCGGGGGCGACGTTCGCGGCGACGCTGCTCGGCGTCCCCGCCGGCTACTATCTGTCGCGGCTGCCGGCGCGGCTGCGCGCGAGCGCGCTCTTCTTGCTCGCGCTGCCGCTCGCGTTTCCGCCCGTCGCGTCAGGCCTGATGCTGATCTATGCGCTCGGCTCGAACTCGCCGCTGGGCGGCTGGCTCGCGGCGCGCGGACTGCCCGTTCCCGATTCGCTCCTCGGAGTCGGGGTCGCCGAGTTCTTCGTATCGGGATCGTTCGTCGCGATCGCCGCGACCGCCGCGTTCGGAGCGCTCGATCCCATGCATGCCGATGCGGCGCGAACGCTCGGCGCGAGCGAATGGCGCATCTTCAGCCGGGTCGCGCTGCCGGCGGCGGCCGCGAGCATCGGCGCCGGCGTCGCCTTCGCCTGGCTTCGGGCGATCGGCGAATACGGAGCGACGAGCATCGTCGCCTACCATCCGACGTCGCTGCCCGTCGCG encodes the following:
- a CDS encoding cytoplasmic protein translates to MSALDPTQTDPDKYKVVFENDRVRVLEYRDKPGEKTEAHQHPDSVLLMLSDFQRRLTVGSDVREVTVRAGQAVWSPAQVHIGENIGTTDTHVVFVELKD
- a CDS encoding ABC transporter permease, which produces MAAPTLPLPGDRIIEEDLAFTKVTFWTRLRRHKLAVGGLIVLTLLVLAAAFAKQLAPFDPDAIDNVHWQGLPLPPCFQDASQCGGHLLGTDEVGRDLVSRLLFGARISLAVGLFAVIMEVLIGSTLGAIAGYYGGWVDYALMRLTDVFLSIPLLPLLLVLTAIVAASSTKAALSFGVIVIIIGALTWPTVARLVRASFLSLREREFAEAARAVGNNDARIIFRHLLPNAVAPIVVQATLDVAGVIILESTLSYLGFGIQPPTASWGNMLSTASSNLQTAWWAAVFPGLCILVTVLAINYIGDGLRDALDPNMN
- a CDS encoding ABC transporter permease; amino-acid sequence: MRRTLQAIPLLLAISVVLYAILYNMPGGPLAPYLQNPHITQADIVRLKHNLGMDQPVPIQYLKWLGHILVGDMGYSTSNSEPVFQALIERFGATLELMGTSLIVAIVVGITAGIVSAVYRYTALDYAITTVAFFGQSMPVFWFALMMQLAFAVHGIPLPFGYEIQLPSAGISASDTFDLGDRIQHLILPTAVLSLLSIALFSRFMRSSLLEVLGTDYMRTAAAKGLPFRTILFKHGLKNALIPVVTVTALSLPGLVTGAIVTETIFAWPGMGRLFYNALQQSDLALLMGYLVMVAFLVVFSNLLADVVYAWLDPRVKYD
- a CDS encoding 3-keto-5-aminohexanoate cleavage protein yields the protein MDPLIITCAPVGAEVRPDQTPHLPYTPKLLGETARAVREAGGSIIHVHCRNDDGTNTHDVARFREALEEIRANSDLIVQFSTGGAIGMTPEERAEPLQLRPEMATLTCGSVNFGDDIFENSFPIMRGILKKMREFDVRPELEIFDKGHIANARKLARERLLAFPQHCDLVLGVPGGLEATTQNLADLVDDLPDGCSWSVAGIGRQQLPMAMVAIAMGGHVRVGLEDNLHYSRGRLAKNEELVARVARIAAEAGRAVATPDQARKLLGLPALGARGEGVSVQ
- a CDS encoding manganese efflux pump, yielding MSGAFFKVLIIALALALDVFAVSIGVGVRGVSTRRKALIGTSFAFAEVFMNTLGAGLGLLAGRLIGDAAGYFGFAALIGLGVYMMRESRSELSGTSRLDLTRGRGLFVASLAISLDSLGIGFSILYVGVPMPVSLVVIACISVASTFLGLSLGRWLGRLAERNAAFLGGLLLTLTGILFAALKALHLG
- a CDS encoding ABC transporter permease subunit, with translation MTRRSPGPIFLIAALALLLIVVAPIAAVLAAMSPGEALRSFARTGGAALRVSLIASAGATFAATLLGVPAGYYLSRLPARLRASALFLLALPLAFPPVASGLMLIYALGSNSPLGGWLAARGLPVPDSLLGVGVAEFFVSGSFVAIAATAAFGALDPMHADAARTLGASEWRIFSRVALPAAAASIGAGVAFAWLRAIGEYGATSIVAYHPTSLPVALYVTLSASGVREALALCYGFVALAAVVLAAAWILRRGVVH